DNA from Mesorhizobium sp. B2-1-1:
GCAGGGGCGAAATCGCCGACGCCGAAGACTGCCGGAGGATCTCACCCTTCAGCCCCTCCCCTGGACAATCCCACAGCCAATCGAAATGCCGGTCGTCCCCGTCAGCCCAGCACGACTCCGCGACCGACGGACAAGCCCTTGGACTGATCCTGTGGCGCCCTTCGAGTGCCCGTCAACGCGAAACGTCGCGCAGCGACCCCAGGTCGGCCAGCGCAGCCAGGATAGCTGCTTCAGTCGCCGGCTTGGGCACGAATTTGCAGTCGCGAAAGGATGCCGGTAGGTCGCGCGCGCCAAATCCCGTCATGAGGGCGAAGGGAACACCCTGCGCCTGCAATGTCTCCGCGAGGGGCAGGCTCGTTTCACCGTTCAACTGAATGTCCAGCAACGCCATGTCGAT
Protein-coding regions in this window:
- a CDS encoding response regulator, encoding MNDGPRVLVVEDEWLIAEDTALVLRSAGYQVVGPAPSVAAALRLVGSDKIDMALLDIQLNGETSLPLAETLQAQGVPFALMTGFGARDLPASFRDCKFVPKPATEAAILAALADLGSLRDVSR